The proteins below come from a single Tachypleus tridentatus isolate NWPU-2018 chromosome 13, ASM421037v1, whole genome shotgun sequence genomic window:
- the LOC143236722 gene encoding mpv17-like protein 2 isoform X2, with product MLTSVIVKLQRVGGKLFTKHLFVTNSTIGLIIMGAGDAIQQSIEHRLFEKKPFDKQRIVAMSTSGIVLGALGHFWYGMLDRRFPGTKAASVIKKLLAEMALSPPFALVMFQGVGLLEGRSQRQCFKDYKENILTVLMFDYSFFLPFQTLNFMFLHPRFRVGYVGTLTLIYDIFMSYIIHKEDTMGHRHITAS from the exons ATGCTAACTTCAGTTATTGTGAAACTTCAGAGAGTAGGGGGGAAGCTTTTCACAAAGCATTTATTTGTAACTAATTCCACAATTGGTTTGATCATAATGGGTGCTGGAGATGCAATTCAACAAAGCATTGAACATCGACTGTTTGAAAAGAAACCGTTTGATAAACAGAGGATTG TTGCCATGTCTACTAGTGGCATTGTGCTTGGAGCACTTGGTCATTTTTGGTATGGTATGTTGGATCGTAGATTTCCTGGTACAAAGGCTGCATCTGTGATTAAAAAACTTCTTGCTGAAATGGCTCTGAGTCCTCCGTTTGCACTGGTCATGTTTCAGGGTGTTGGACTACTAGAGGGACGATCCCAGAGGCAGTGTTTTAAAGACTACAAGGAAAATATTCTTACAGTTTTAATG tttgaCTATTCATTCTTTCTGCCATTCCAAACTCTCAACTTCATGTTTCTTCATCCTCGGTTTAGAGTCGGATATGTGGGAACTTTAACActaatttatgatatatttatgtcATACATTATACATAAG GAGGACACCATGGGGCATAGACACATCACAGCAAGTTAA
- the LOC143236722 gene encoding mpv17-like protein 2 isoform X1, translating to MILQDLCKTLNKVTMLTSVIVKLQRVGGKLFTKHLFVTNSTIGLIIMGAGDAIQQSIEHRLFEKKPFDKQRIVAMSTSGIVLGALGHFWYGMLDRRFPGTKAASVIKKLLAEMALSPPFALVMFQGVGLLEGRSQRQCFKDYKENILTVLMFDYSFFLPFQTLNFMFLHPRFRVGYVGTLTLIYDIFMSYIIHKEDTMGHRHITAS from the exons ATGATATTACAG gATTTGTGCAAAACCTTGAATAAAGTGACGATGCTAACTTCAGTTATTGTGAAACTTCAGAGAGTAGGGGGGAAGCTTTTCACAAAGCATTTATTTGTAACTAATTCCACAATTGGTTTGATCATAATGGGTGCTGGAGATGCAATTCAACAAAGCATTGAACATCGACTGTTTGAAAAGAAACCGTTTGATAAACAGAGGATTG TTGCCATGTCTACTAGTGGCATTGTGCTTGGAGCACTTGGTCATTTTTGGTATGGTATGTTGGATCGTAGATTTCCTGGTACAAAGGCTGCATCTGTGATTAAAAAACTTCTTGCTGAAATGGCTCTGAGTCCTCCGTTTGCACTGGTCATGTTTCAGGGTGTTGGACTACTAGAGGGACGATCCCAGAGGCAGTGTTTTAAAGACTACAAGGAAAATATTCTTACAGTTTTAATG tttgaCTATTCATTCTTTCTGCCATTCCAAACTCTCAACTTCATGTTTCTTCATCCTCGGTTTAGAGTCGGATATGTGGGAACTTTAACActaatttatgatatatttatgtcATACATTATACATAAG GAGGACACCATGGGGCATAGACACATCACAGCAAGTTAA